A region of uncultured Anaeromusa sp. DNA encodes the following proteins:
- a CDS encoding cytidine/deoxycytidylate deaminase family protein, giving the protein MKQLRRPNWDEYFLEMAQVAAKRSTCLRRQVGAVLVKDRRLLATGYNGAPQKLKHCGEIGCLREAMGIPSGERHELCRGLHAEQNAIIQAALHGVAIEGAILYCTHHPCSVCTKMLINAGILRIVYLDGYPDELSASLLTEAQVPTEQAVKQEEE; this is encoded by the coding sequence ATGAAGCAATTACGAAGACCCAATTGGGATGAATATTTCTTGGAGATGGCCCAAGTGGCGGCCAAGCGCTCTACTTGTCTGCGTCGCCAGGTGGGTGCTGTTTTGGTGAAGGATCGACGCTTGCTGGCTACCGGTTACAATGGAGCGCCGCAAAAATTGAAGCATTGCGGAGAAATTGGCTGTTTGCGAGAAGCGATGGGTATTCCGTCAGGAGAGCGGCATGAGCTTTGCCGCGGCTTACACGCCGAGCAGAATGCGATTATTCAAGCGGCATTGCATGGCGTGGCCATTGAAGGAGCAATTTTATATTGTACGCATCATCCTTGTTCGGTTTGTACGAAGATGCTTATTAATGCAGGCATTTTGCGGATTGTCTATTTGGATGGCTATCCAGATGAACTGTCGGCATCTTTGCTGACGGAAGCGCAAGTGCCAACCGAGCAGGCAGTGAAACAGGAAGAAGAATAG
- the wecB gene encoding UDP-N-acetylglucosamine 2-epimerase (non-hydrolyzing), producing MSRIKVMTVFGTRPEAIKMAPVVLELQKHSEHIEPVVAVTAQHREMLDQVLDLFAIKPDYDLDIMAQGQTLFDITGRALNGLNTVFAEAKPDLVLVHGDTTTTFAGALASFYHQIEVGHVEAGLRTRNKYSPYPEEMNRKLTGSLADLHFAPTKTSAANLLEEAVAKDDIFITGNTVIDALLNTVQDDYVFEDELLSQIDYQRQRVVLLTTHRRENLGEPMRHVYQALRQIVEEFPDVEVVFPVHRNPKVREVVHQELGGIARVHLIDPLEYQPFANLMARSYLVLTDSGGIQEEAPSLGKPVLVLRDTTERPEAVEAGTVKLIGTEKERVYSETQSLLADAEEYRRMATACNPYGDGLAAKRIVQTILWRHGCLAQMPAMFGQDEKNCK from the coding sequence ATGTCACGCATCAAGGTAATGACCGTATTCGGCACACGGCCGGAGGCCATAAAAATGGCGCCGGTAGTGTTGGAACTGCAAAAGCACTCAGAGCACATTGAACCGGTGGTGGCGGTTACCGCCCAACATCGGGAAATGTTGGATCAAGTGCTAGACTTATTTGCCATTAAGCCGGATTACGATTTGGATATTATGGCTCAGGGGCAAACGCTTTTTGATATTACGGGGCGTGCTTTAAATGGCTTAAATACAGTGTTTGCGGAAGCGAAGCCGGACTTGGTACTTGTGCATGGCGATACAACAACTACCTTTGCGGGTGCATTGGCTTCTTTTTATCATCAAATTGAAGTCGGCCATGTGGAAGCAGGACTGCGTACTCGCAATAAATATTCACCATATCCCGAGGAAATGAATCGCAAGCTGACCGGTTCGCTGGCGGATTTGCATTTTGCGCCTACTAAAACGTCTGCTGCAAACTTGTTGGAAGAAGCGGTGGCGAAGGACGATATTTTTATTACCGGCAATACGGTCATCGACGCTTTGCTGAACACGGTACAGGACGATTATGTCTTCGAAGACGAACTGTTGTCTCAGATCGATTACCAGCGTCAACGGGTTGTGCTGCTGACGACGCATCGCCGGGAAAATTTGGGCGAGCCTATGCGGCATGTATATCAGGCTTTGCGTCAAATCGTGGAAGAATTTCCGGACGTAGAAGTCGTGTTTCCGGTGCACCGTAATCCTAAAGTACGTGAAGTGGTGCATCAGGAGTTGGGCGGGATTGCAAGAGTTCACTTGATTGATCCTTTAGAATACCAGCCGTTTGCCAATTTGATGGCTCGTTCGTATTTGGTGTTGACCGATTCCGGTGGTATTCAGGAAGAAGCTCCGTCTTTGGGCAAGCCGGTATTAGTGCTGCGTGATACGACAGAACGCCCGGAGGCAGTAGAAGCAGGTACGGTCAAGCTGATTGGCACAGAAAAAGAGCGGGTGTATAGTGAGACGCAGAGCTTGCTGGCAGACGCAGAAGAATACCGGCGTATGGCAACGGCCTGTAATCCTTATGGAGACGGGCTGGCGGCGAAGCGTATCGTACAAACCATTCTCTGGCGGCACGGATGTCTGGCGCAAATGCCGGCTATGTTTGGTCAAGACGAAAAAAACTGCAAATAG
- a CDS encoding MraY family glycosyltransferase, with the protein MPTYMLAFVVALCVTYLLTPQVMKLAVKAGAMDAPDARKVHTSPIPRMGGLAIFAGFVFAVLASMHVSREILGLLVGGTVIVMVGIVDDMKPLSARVKLIGQIAAALVMVGFNVRIDWLSNPFGEEMLYLEMFSVPFTVLFTVSMINVVNLIDGLDGLAAGVSSIAAATILLVALQQNIWVVAILTAALAGSALGFLHYNFNPARIFMGDTGSMFLGFMLAGISVLGTVKSAATIALIVPVVAMGLPILDTAFAIIRRYTNGQPIFKPDKGHLHHRLLALGLSQRQAVLLMYAISGCLGVSAIVLTEVSYVLGFVIVVSLLGIACYGARRLGVLSSGESSHSHS; encoded by the coding sequence ATGCCGACATATATGTTGGCTTTTGTGGTTGCTTTGTGTGTTACTTATCTGTTGACGCCTCAGGTAATGAAATTGGCAGTTAAGGCAGGCGCCATGGATGCGCCGGACGCTCGCAAAGTGCACACAAGTCCGATCCCACGTATGGGAGGATTGGCTATTTTTGCGGGTTTCGTATTTGCCGTTTTGGCCAGCATGCATGTTAGCCGTGAGATTTTGGGCCTATTAGTTGGCGGCACGGTGATCGTGATGGTTGGCATTGTTGATGATATGAAGCCGCTTTCCGCCAGAGTCAAATTGATAGGTCAAATTGCAGCGGCGCTGGTTATGGTCGGCTTTAATGTACGTATTGATTGGCTCAGTAATCCTTTTGGCGAAGAAATGCTGTATTTGGAAATGTTTTCGGTTCCTTTTACGGTGTTGTTTACTGTCAGCATGATCAACGTTGTGAATTTGATCGATGGCTTAGACGGATTGGCTGCAGGTGTTTCAAGCATTGCAGCGGCGACCATTTTGCTGGTGGCATTGCAGCAAAACATTTGGGTTGTGGCGATCCTGACGGCGGCTTTGGCCGGCAGCGCCCTTGGCTTTTTGCATTACAATTTTAATCCGGCCCGGATTTTCATGGGCGACACAGGCAGCATGTTTTTAGGCTTTATGCTGGCAGGTATTTCTGTTCTGGGAACGGTGAAGAGTGCTGCGACTATAGCCTTGATTGTGCCGGTTGTGGCAATGGGGCTGCCTATTTTGGATACTGCTTTTGCGATTATTCGTCGCTATACGAATGGACAGCCGATTTTTAAGCCTGACAAGGGGCATTTGCATCATCGTCTTTTGGCGTTGGGACTTAGCCAGCGGCAGGCGGTGCTCTTGATGTATGCTATTAGCGGCTGTTTAGGCGTGAGCGCCATTGTTTTGACAGAAGTCAGTTATGTACTAGGCTTTGTGATTGTAGTTTCCCTGTTGGGAATTGCCTGCTACGGAGCTCGCCGTTTGGGTGTGCTTTCTTCGGGAGAGTCGTCGCACAGTCATTCCTAA
- a CDS encoding nucleotide pyrophosphohydrolase, translating into MVTTIALPKLDGLQPTPHSTLLKLVEEAGELSRAILQLGQKPDDPTLLAEVVGELLDVAQTCVTMIFVMEEMQGVYVDPLIDEHLEKLDAKGYAFDHALSYAIFTKGCFKYMALPQLELPEVDLLRTVCKIQEELGELTQFLGKRQGASGEIADISSLEAAHGCALELLDVAQCCFTMMYILAARYQVDLKEAVDRHVRKLCRKGYCRL; encoded by the coding sequence ATGGTAACGACAATTGCCTTGCCGAAATTGGATGGCTTGCAGCCAACGCCGCATTCGACGTTGCTGAAGCTGGTGGAGGAAGCTGGCGAACTTTCTCGGGCTATTTTACAGTTGGGGCAAAAACCAGATGACCCAACGTTGCTTGCGGAAGTAGTGGGGGAGCTGCTGGATGTTGCCCAAACTTGCGTGACTATGATTTTTGTGATGGAAGAAATGCAAGGTGTTTATGTTGATCCATTGATTGATGAGCATTTAGAAAAACTGGATGCGAAAGGTTATGCGTTTGATCATGCCTTGAGCTATGCTATTTTTACCAAGGGCTGTTTTAAGTATATGGCCTTGCCGCAGTTGGAGCTTCCGGAAGTGGATCTTTTACGGACCGTTTGCAAAATTCAAGAGGAATTGGGAGAATTGACGCAATTTCTTGGGAAACGGCAGGGGGCGTCAGGCGAAATTGCCGATATCTCCAGTTTGGAAGCGGCGCATGGTTGTGCCTTGGAACTTTTAGATGTGGCTCAATGCTGCTTTACGATGATGTATATTTTGGCAGCTCGCTATCAGGTTGATCTAAAAGAGGCAGTGGACCGGCATGTGCGCAAGCTTTGCCGCAAAGGCTATTGCCGCTTGTAG
- a CDS encoding diguanylate cyclase encodes MFLSATSLQQLLASVGDGVCMLDMEGVLIHWNSSAESLSGYQGNELLGRPCPPVLLQGLLGMERTVELSRLSGLLLQRQESRVVQGTLTHKKGHLLAVETTAFPLYDPLGLQLGACLLFRQKSQGYNKEQVVQLAKMAYFDSVSGTFSRPYGEMKLGAALAEMQQTTVPAGMLLVQLHNLKEVNDSLGHVAGDHLLQVVGKTVASLLEGTDIVVRWQSATFFILCYNGKKSLLLLLAERIRTLLAQIQPTFNGQELPLEVIVCGAVADVNDTTESLVSKAERVMLQTDTNRVLVADAK; translated from the coding sequence ATGTTTCTTTCCGCAACATCATTACAGCAACTGTTGGCTTCCGTAGGCGACGGGGTGTGTATGCTGGATATGGAAGGCGTCTTGATTCATTGGAACAGCAGTGCAGAGAGTTTAAGTGGTTATCAAGGCAATGAATTGTTAGGGCGACCCTGTCCGCCGGTGCTGCTACAGGGTCTTTTGGGCATGGAACGCACAGTGGAATTATCAAGATTGTCCGGCCTTTTACTGCAACGTCAGGAAAGCCGAGTGGTGCAAGGAACGTTGACTCATAAGAAAGGGCATTTGCTGGCTGTGGAAACGACGGCTTTTCCTCTTTACGATCCATTGGGCTTGCAATTGGGAGCCTGCTTGCTTTTTCGCCAGAAAAGCCAGGGGTACAACAAGGAACAAGTAGTGCAGTTGGCAAAAATGGCTTATTTTGACAGCGTCAGCGGCACTTTCAGCCGGCCCTACGGGGAAATGAAGCTGGGAGCAGCTTTAGCAGAGATGCAACAGACGACTGTGCCGGCTGGCATGCTGTTGGTGCAGCTTCATAATTTAAAAGAAGTGAATGATTCTTTGGGACATGTAGCAGGCGATCATCTTTTGCAGGTAGTAGGAAAAACGGTTGCGTCTTTGTTGGAAGGAACCGACATCGTCGTGCGTTGGCAAAGCGCTACCTTCTTTATCCTTTGTTACAATGGAAAGAAGAGCTTGCTGCTGCTTTTGGCAGAACGGATTCGCACCTTGCTGGCGCAAATTCAGCCGACCTTTAACGGACAGGAGCTTCCGTTGGAGGTAATTGTCTGTGGAGCGGTGGCGGATGTGAATGACACAACAGAATCATTGGTAAGCAAGGCGGAGCGAGTGATGCTGCAGACGGATACCAACCGGGTGTTGGTGGCCGATGCCAAGTAA